DNA from Algisphaera agarilytica:
GGTGAAGAGCCTGCCCAAGCCCTGCGCGATCTACCTCTTCGGCACCCAACGCGGCGTCGATCTGATCGAGGCGTGTCGACGGGCCGGGGTCGTGGTGCCGCACGAGGTGGCGATCCTCGCCGGGGACCGCGACAACGTGCTCTGCGAGGCCTGCGACCCGGCGATGTCCTCTATCGTGACCGGCAGCCACAACGTCGGCTACGAAGCAGCGCATGCTTTGGACCGCCTGATCCGCAACGACACGTCGGTCCCGATGGAAACGTTGCTTCCGCCGGTGAAGGTCCACGCGACCGCCTCGACGGACACCTTCGCCGTGACCGATCAGAACCTGATCGCGGCGATGCGGTTCATCGATCAGCACGCCCTCGAGCCGATCCAGATGGAAGACGTCGCGGCGCAGGTGCCGATCACCCGGCGGTCGTTGGATCGCAACTTCAAAGAGGCCTTCGGCAAGACCCCGGCCGAGGTGATCCGCTGGCGCCGCGTCCGCCATGCACAAAAGCTCTTGGCCGAAACCAGTATGGACGTCGAAGACGTCGCCAAGGCCTCGGGCTTAAAGTCCTACACGTATCTCAGCCAGGTCTTCAAGCGCATGCTCGACGAGACCCCCGGGGCGTATCGCAAACGCACCATCCTCACCGACTAAGCTTTCCCGCGAGACCGTGGATCACGGATTCCGGGGCGCATCGCGTTCGGTGGCGTGGTTGTCGTACCGCGGCATGATGTCGT
Protein-coding regions in this window:
- a CDS encoding AraC family transcriptional regulator, producing the protein MTSIPSPSVSPFSPVPRVAVLVHTSLGWGRRLMQGVFQYGYRHGRWNLDVRAHYPQGKLQVDEDWDGDGVIAAINTPELAEHVNSLGVPYVNVSAALIPGVEAPRVVSDIHLVAEMATQHFLERGFRHFAYSGREDQPNIKRHREAFEAEVARQGFQTLVDRSEVSNAVEPNRTELMQHLQAWVKSLPKPCAIYLFGTQRGVDLIEACRRAGVVVPHEVAILAGDRDNVLCEACDPAMSSIVTGSHNVGYEAAHALDRLIRNDTSVPMETLLPPVKVHATASTDTFAVTDQNLIAAMRFIDQHALEPIQMEDVAAQVPITRRSLDRNFKEAFGKTPAEVIRWRRVRHAQKLLAETSMDVEDVAKASGLKSYTYLSQVFKRMLDETPGAYRKRTILTD